One window from the genome of uncultured Fibrobacter sp. encodes:
- the murF gene encoding UDP-N-acetylmuramoyl-tripeptide--D-alanyl-D-alanine ligase, whose product MLKLDLTVREMLDILETDAVGVPARTLSRKVNLCMDSREPAKGVVFWPIKGVRFDAHQFVNQMEKDGALMSIVNQDAVEQGAFKMYAPVDDTTKALLKLAKGYQRRFKVKKVGITGSNGKTTTKEMVKAVLSTCYNTHATQGNFNNHIGVPMTLFQLKRTHEAAVIEMGTSGPDEIRPLSLATEPDVAVITNVGASHLERLGDLDGVFKEKMTITAGLKKGGVLIVNADDEHLCKARSNKNYKVVTFGMRRGVIKPEGLTWDENSCACFSIGRTKIQLNVPGVHNLYNALAAIAVGLAFGVPKARIASALNAFRGTSMRMDVKSANGFKIVSDCYNANPSSTKMALLTIGNMSKVNRRIAVLGDMLELGKESRNLHEQIGTMVPEANFDILVTVGEMAKFFVKGAKSRGMRSVFHFSNVQEVIDFLIDTVSEGDVLLVKGSRGMKMEQVVEALLQATPIFKE is encoded by the coding sequence ATGCTGAAGTTGGATTTGACAGTTCGCGAGATGCTCGACATCCTCGAAACGGATGCCGTGGGCGTTCCTGCCCGTACGCTGTCGCGAAAAGTGAACCTTTGCATGGATTCGCGAGAACCGGCGAAGGGTGTTGTTTTTTGGCCAATCAAGGGTGTCCGTTTTGACGCCCACCAGTTTGTTAACCAAATGGAGAAGGACGGTGCATTGATGAGCATAGTAAATCAGGATGCCGTAGAACAGGGTGCGTTCAAAATGTACGCCCCAGTGGACGATACAACCAAGGCCTTGCTCAAACTGGCCAAAGGCTACCAACGCCGCTTCAAGGTGAAGAAGGTCGGCATTACCGGTAGCAATGGCAAAACGACGACCAAGGAAATGGTGAAGGCTGTCCTCTCGACATGCTACAATACTCATGCTACACAAGGCAACTTCAACAACCATATCGGTGTGCCGATGACGTTGTTCCAGCTCAAGCGCACCCACGAGGCTGCAGTCATCGAGATGGGTACGAGCGGCCCGGATGAAATCCGCCCGCTTTCGCTCGCGACAGAACCCGATGTGGCCGTGATTACCAATGTGGGCGCAAGCCACCTGGAACGCCTCGGCGATTTGGACGGTGTGTTCAAGGAAAAGATGACGATTACCGCAGGCCTCAAGAAGGGCGGTGTCTTGATTGTGAACGCCGACGATGAACACCTCTGCAAGGCTCGCAGCAACAAGAATTACAAGGTTGTCACGTTTGGTATGCGTCGTGGCGTGATCAAGCCCGAAGGGCTCACCTGGGACGAAAATTCCTGCGCCTGCTTTAGCATTGGGCGCACCAAGATCCAGCTGAATGTCCCCGGTGTACACAACTTGTACAATGCACTGGCAGCGATAGCTGTCGGGCTCGCTTTCGGGGTTCCCAAGGCTCGCATTGCCTCTGCGCTCAATGCTTTCCGCGGTACGAGTATGCGCATGGACGTGAAGAGTGCGAACGGTTTCAAGATTGTTTCCGATTGCTACAATGCCAACCCGTCTTCGACGAAGATGGCTCTGTTGACGATTGGCAACATGAGCAAGGTGAATCGCCGCATTGCCGTACTTGGCGACATGCTTGAACTCGGTAAAGAAAGCCGTAACTTGCACGAACAGATTGGCACCATGGTTCCCGAGGCGAATTTCGATATCCTCGTGACTGTGGGCGAGATGGCGAAGTTTTTCGTGAAGGGCGCCAAGAGCCGTGGCATGCGCTCCGTATTCCATTTCTCGAATGTGCAGGAGGTGATTGACTTCCTGATCGATACGGTTTCCGAAGGCGATGTGCTGCTGGTGAAGGGCTCTCGCGGTATGAAGATGGAACAGGTTGTCGAAGCCTTGCTCCAAGCCACCCCGATTTTCAAGGAGTAG
- a CDS encoding penicillin-binding transpeptidase domain-containing protein has protein sequence MNNFYIEPLGIIKFITLGCVGVLLWQTFNIQVVNQDVYKAKTKSMVMDTKNVYADRGRIMDRNGIVFADNYRDTANRNLDYSRIFLQGKLAAQIVGKVGYNGSGSMGMERRFDSRLRGNGGFRLSVKDAHQREIYGRSEKVADAEPGKNLVLTIDRNMQEIVEKALKDGVMEFNATSASAVVVDPFTGEILAMASYPTFDPNSKTQGVGRMSKNDIVSMSYEPGSTFKVITAAAALENGVVDTTKVYKDEGRCWRWNSRSEQICDTHIYGDMNMGEAMVQSSNIVFAKIASEVGAERLYRMARNFGFGMRTSEDFEGEESGKLLQPYELTRDDRTLKTMGFGHAVSVTPIQMVMAYAAVANGGKLMEPMIVKEWRDADGNLVEKKEPVEVRRVISEKTAAKIRKMLNNVVNSGTAKRVASKKLPDILFGGKTGTAEKFNQETGRYDRNSQVASFIGLAPVEDTRYVCLVLVDDPQGMHVGGLTAGPIFRRIMEAVYYHPELSPASHNLQHVRLDNRCDVDFVGLSARDAKELARKKGCPVAFRGDGNRVVSQRSDMSDNGKVSLMLGEVSATKMPNLAGLSLKDALEIMGNIRMNVEYTGKGRVVSQSPKADEEIHKGLTCKLTLKEKG, from the coding sequence GTGAACAACTTCTATATAGAACCGCTCGGAATCATCAAGTTTATTACGCTCGGCTGTGTTGGCGTGCTCCTTTGGCAGACTTTCAATATCCAGGTGGTGAATCAGGATGTGTACAAGGCGAAGACAAAGAGCATGGTGATGGACACGAAGAACGTGTATGCCGACCGTGGCCGCATCATGGACCGTAACGGTATCGTCTTTGCCGATAACTATCGCGATACAGCGAACAGGAACCTGGATTACAGCCGCATCTTCTTGCAGGGCAAACTGGCCGCACAGATTGTGGGGAAGGTGGGCTACAATGGTTCTGGCAGCATGGGCATGGAACGCCGCTTCGATTCCCGCTTGCGTGGCAACGGCGGTTTCCGCTTGAGTGTGAAGGACGCTCACCAGCGCGAGATTTACGGCCGCTCCGAAAAAGTGGCCGATGCCGAACCGGGCAAGAATTTGGTGCTGACGATTGACCGCAACATGCAGGAGATTGTCGAGAAGGCCTTGAAAGATGGCGTGATGGAATTCAATGCGACGAGCGCGAGCGCTGTCGTGGTGGATCCGTTCACCGGCGAAATCCTTGCCATGGCAAGCTACCCGACTTTCGACCCGAACTCCAAAACACAAGGGGTCGGGCGCATGTCCAAGAACGATATCGTGAGCATGTCTTACGAACCGGGCTCCACGTTCAAAGTGATTACCGCTGCCGCCGCTCTAGAAAACGGAGTCGTGGACACGACCAAGGTTTACAAGGACGAAGGCCGCTGCTGGCGCTGGAATTCGAGATCCGAGCAGATTTGCGATACGCACATTTACGGCGATATGAATATGGGAGAGGCGATGGTGCAGTCTTCCAACATCGTCTTTGCAAAGATTGCCTCCGAAGTGGGGGCCGAACGCCTATATAGAATGGCGCGTAATTTTGGGTTTGGCATGCGCACGTCCGAAGACTTCGAAGGCGAAGAATCCGGCAAACTGTTGCAACCGTATGAACTCACGCGTGACGACCGTACGCTTAAAACGATGGGCTTTGGCCATGCCGTTTCCGTGACGCCTATTCAGATGGTGATGGCTTATGCCGCGGTTGCCAACGGCGGCAAGCTCATGGAACCGATGATTGTGAAGGAATGGCGCGATGCCGATGGTAACCTGGTCGAAAAGAAGGAACCTGTCGAAGTCCGTCGCGTGATTTCGGAGAAGACTGCAGCGAAGATTCGCAAGATGTTGAACAACGTCGTGAACAGCGGTACGGCAAAGAGGGTGGCAAGCAAGAAATTGCCCGATATCCTTTTTGGTGGCAAGACCGGTACGGCAGAAAAGTTCAACCAAGAAACAGGCCGTTACGATCGCAATTCGCAGGTGGCTTCGTTCATCGGCCTTGCGCCGGTCGAAGATACGCGCTATGTGTGCTTGGTGCTCGTGGACGACCCGCAGGGCATGCACGTGGGTGGCCTTACGGCAGGCCCGATTTTCCGCCGCATCATGGAAGCTGTTTATTACCATCCGGAACTTTCCCCGGCGTCCCACAATTTGCAGCATGTGAGACTGGACAATCGTTGCGATGTGGATTTTGTCGGCCTCTCTGCCCGCGACGCAAAAGAACTTGCCCGCAAGAAGGGCTGCCCGGTTGCCTTCCGTGGCGATGGAAATCGCGTGGTGTCGCAGCGTAGCGATATGAGCGATAACGGCAAGGTTTCTTTGATGCTTGGCGAAGTTTCCGCGACGAAGATGCCGAACCTCGCAGGGCTTTCGCTGAAGGATGCCCTCGAAATCATGGGGAATATCCGCATGAATGTTGAGTATACCGGAAAGGGCCGCGTCGTGTCTCAAAGCCCCAAGGCCGACGAGGAAATTCACAAGGGACTGACTTGCAAGTTGACTTTAAAGGAGAAAGGCTGA
- a CDS encoding UDP-N-acetylmuramoyl-L-alanyl-D-glutamate--2,6-diaminopimelate ligase, which produces MLSEALMQNLSVRGLCDDSRRVKEGDLFFSFPVADYEKFACDAIAKGAVAVVAETAAPEGMASKWIQVKDVREARLEAAQIFYKDPFAKIAVHAVTGTNGKTTSAFLMDSMLTAAGHKVALLGTIKNKIGEDSVPASLTTPGQLDLFAFAARAVEAGCTDLVMEASSHSLHQGRVAGIRFRSGLFSNLTQDHLDYHKTMEAYFEAKKLLFTRYLADDGVAVINVDDEYGAKLFDGIDVCKKVSVSRLGKAGADISPVGAVSSTEDGLEFTVPKISAEKFSTPLCGDFNADNVLLVLSWAYAIGLPESAMREALASVRVPGRFEKVWNKGGKHVIVDYAHTPDALERVLATARGLCRGRLSTVFGCGGDRDRTKRPIMGSIAERMADRAWLTSDNPRTENPSAIIADVRAGMVTDKFVVVEDRAEAIAKACASLEPGDWLVIAGKGHEDYQIVGKTKHHFDDREEAVKAMEKC; this is translated from the coding sequence ATGCTTTCGGAAGCGCTGATGCAGAATTTGTCTGTCCGAGGTCTTTGCGACGATTCCCGCCGCGTCAAGGAAGGGGACCTGTTTTTCTCGTTCCCGGTTGCCGATTACGAGAAGTTCGCGTGTGACGCCATCGCGAAGGGCGCTGTCGCCGTGGTTGCGGAGACCGCTGCGCCGGAAGGGATGGCTTCGAAATGGATCCAGGTGAAGGACGTGCGTGAAGCCCGCCTGGAAGCCGCTCAAATTTTCTACAAGGATCCTTTTGCGAAGATCGCTGTGCATGCAGTCACGGGGACGAACGGAAAGACAACGAGTGCTTTCTTGATGGATTCCATGCTGACGGCTGCGGGCCATAAGGTAGCGCTTCTTGGTACCATCAAGAACAAGATTGGTGAAGATTCTGTACCGGCTTCGCTTACGACTCCGGGGCAACTCGATCTCTTTGCTTTTGCCGCCCGCGCAGTAGAAGCTGGTTGTACCGACCTCGTGATGGAAGCCTCATCGCACTCGCTGCACCAGGGCCGTGTTGCGGGAATCCGCTTCAGGAGCGGTTTGTTCAGCAACCTGACTCAAGACCACCTCGATTATCACAAGACGATGGAAGCCTATTTCGAGGCGAAAAAGTTGCTGTTCACGCGCTACTTGGCCGATGACGGTGTCGCCGTAATCAACGTGGACGACGAATACGGTGCAAAGCTTTTTGATGGCATTGACGTTTGCAAGAAGGTTTCTGTTTCTCGCCTCGGTAAAGCCGGTGCGGACATTTCTCCTGTTGGAGCTGTGTCGAGCACCGAAGACGGGCTTGAATTTACGGTGCCGAAGATTTCTGCGGAGAAGTTCTCCACCCCGCTTTGCGGCGATTTCAATGCGGATAACGTTTTACTTGTGCTTTCGTGGGCATACGCTATTGGCTTGCCTGAGAGCGCTATGCGCGAAGCCCTTGCCTCAGTGCGCGTCCCGGGTCGATTCGAAAAGGTCTGGAACAAGGGTGGAAAGCACGTGATTGTTGACTATGCCCACACCCCGGACGCGCTGGAACGTGTCCTTGCTACGGCTCGCGGGCTTTGTCGCGGACGCCTTAGCACCGTGTTCGGCTGCGGCGGCGACCGCGACCGCACAAAGCGCCCCATCATGGGCTCAATTGCCGAGCGCATGGCCGACAGGGCCTGGCTCACCTCCGATAACCCGCGTACGGAAAACCCCTCCGCCATCATTGCGGACGTGCGCGCTGGCATGGTGACCGACAAGTTTGTCGTGGTGGAAGACCGTGCCGAGGCGATTGCGAAGGCTTGCGCCTCCCTCGAACCGGGCGACTGGCTGGTGATTGCGGGCAAGGGCCACGAAGATTATCAGATCGTCGGTAAGACGAAACACCATTTTGACGACCGCGAAGAGGCGGTGAAGGCGATGGAGAAATGCTGA